ATTCCTTGAGTGACAACAGTGAAGGTTTATTCTGGCATACATGTATACATAGGTCTACTACATGGAAAATTAACACTTTAATGTTAGATCATGTAACACCCAACAAATGAACTGAATGTAACAACCACCAGAATATATCAGATTTTTATTATGCCATGGTTATCAGTGAAGCTTAGAAGTATGTAGGCATATatactacactacacatacTGAACAAAAAGCACAATATTGACATGTATGTGTTGAGCAGTGTGAATGGGAACATTTTTAGTCCTTGCCGTCATCATATCTCATCACTGCAAGCAAGATGTCTTCTATCATCCGCcaggagtgttttttttttcaaattccaAAACATCCTGGCAGTAAAAACCTGGTTTAATTTCCTTTTGGAAACCAGAGCTCACCTCCCATGCCAGATTCATTATTCCCACAATGAGCCAAAAGGAAAAATGAAGCATTTTAGAGAGTGGACCCAGGAGCCAATGTGGAAAGTATTATGTAATGCAATAGTTTTAAAATGAGACTTTGAGGCCAACTCATTGTGGCCTTTACAAGATTGTACTGAATCAAATGTACAGGCTCCAGGCCAAGTATTTGGTGAGGGGTAGAGATGTAATGTTTGCTTATCAGATCCAGATCTCTTTTTTCCCGTGATAAAAACATGTTTTCAAACTCACAGTTCTCTAGCTTACAAAAATGGTCAGAGGGGATTTGTGAGTCCCAGCAAAAACAATGTGAAAGATTTATGTCTTCGCTCCCTTGCATTTTACACTCCCTGCTTACAGGAAAGCCACCCCCTCTCTTTTGTCATCGTACCTGCTCGGTTAGTCAGCACCTGAATTCATGTGAAACAGAAAACAGAAGGACAAAACTGAGCATGTGTTTATTCCTAGTTTAGTCATTGATTTAGAGTGGGCTTAATACTAACCCACCCGAAGGCAAAAGTAATGCGGTTTGGGTAGTTTACACATAGTGTATGATtgttatgatttttatattcataaCCTTATTTAGTCAGTGTCAACATCCATGTGGATGTTCTCCTGCGGCATCAAGTGAGTGTTAACTGATCTTATCTTGGGTGAGTTCCTCGGAGGGAATCTCTGAAGTGTTTTGTTGTATCACTTTCGGTGTGATAACTGCCCACTCAGTCACAACAGGCAATCAGCACATCTCTCCGATGAAACTCATCTGAGAAATGCAGTGAAGCAGAGAGCTCTGGGAAATCGGAGAGAACAGACCTCATCCCTTAGTGACGACAGCAGTCAAGGGTCTCTCCCCCCTGCTATAAGAAGCACTGCTGTCTCTTGTGtggggagagaagagatagtTTGACCAGACAGCACATCTAGAATGAATACCTATCAGGGACAAATTTACAGTTCCTGAAGTTTGTGCGGGATAGGTAAGTGTCTTTTCTTATTTGCTTATTTTTAAAATCAAAATACACAATTTTGGTCAGATGTGAGAAACAGATTAGGAGAGATCATTTGGGACTTTGACAAGTTGCTCACATTATACTAAATAAGGTATGGTCTGATACCTTATATAGTTTTATTATATCAATGAGCAAAGTGCagtgtatcatttcatttcactatgttctGAGGAATGTAGAAAATATTAACAACTGTGTCAAATCAACGTAAACAACTGTTCCGAGAAGAAGCAGGAATTTCAACATTCTTAGTTCTCAAAACACAGCTGTAAAATGGATAAAAACTAAATTAATTTGTAGTGAATAACAGATGGAAACGTTTTGATCAACAAATGTTCTCACTGATTTGTTATATTACAATTAGTGTTGAAGTAGTTCAGCGCACTGTAACTACATAgacatctttaaaaaaaacaccttttaaaaacaaaaaagaaaaaagattttTCCAACCTTTACtaaacatttttcttttctaacatccaCTAACATttctactatactatactatacaatactacactatactatacaGTAAACATAGACTCTAAAATACTAAGGCATTCTGCTATTTCTTGACAGTTTGAGGATGTCTCTTAACGGCTCTGCTGAGGTGTCCCCCACACTCTATCCCGTGGACAACTGCACCAACATTGAGGGATTCTGGGAGCTGCTGGCCACCCTGCAGCCGATATACCTCACCCTCATCAGCGCCATCGGGCTGCTGGGCAACGGCTTCGTGCTCTGCATCTTCTGTCTCCAGAGGAAAGCATCCTGCTCCGTGCCGGATGTCTACCTGGGCAACCTGGCCGCGGCGGACTTGGTCCTGGTCATATGCCTACCCTTCTGGGCGGTCACTATCGCCAACAACTTTGACTGGGTGTTCGGCGTGCTATTCTGCAAGCTGGTCAGCGTGGCCATCTACATGAACTACTTCTGCAGCGTGCTCTTTTTGGTGCTGGTGAGTGTGGACCGTTACCTGGCCCTGGTCCAGCCCATGCGACCCAGCTGCCTGCGGCGGGCGCCCTGGGCCAAGCGCATTTGCCTGGCCATCTGGctcctgggcctgctgcttaGCCTGCCCGTGCTGCTCTTTCGCACGGTGGCGTATGTGCCCGAGGCCCGTGCGAGCGCCTGCTTCCTGGCCTACCCGCACCAGGGCTGGCGCGTCCAGCACAACATTACGGTCAACGTGGTGGGCTTCCTGGTGCCGCTGCCCGTGGTGACCTTCTGCACGTATCACATCATCAAGGCGCTGAGGAACGGTGGCCCGGTGGGCGTGGCGGCGCGCGGCATGAGGAATGAGAGGAAGGCAACGCAGCTGGTGCTCGCCGTCCTCATCGTCTTCGTCTTCTGCTGGATGCCCTACCAGGTCGTGCGGGCGCTGGACACTATAGACTACTTCCGGGTCAAAACGAGTTGCTGGTGGGGAGACTTCATGGATGTGAGCGAGCAGCTGGTCGTCTACTTGGCCTACAGCAACAGTGCCGTTAACCCCTTCCTCTATGTGATCGTGGGGAAGCACTTCCGAAGGAAGGCCAGAGCCGTGTTAAAGCAGTGCTGGCCTTACAGGTCAAAAGGCAATGCTTCGTTTTCAGGCAACGCCTCGTCACTGAGCAGAGAAACACGAAAGATATCTCTTAACCGTATTGATAAATTAATGTGCTAAATTAGCCAAAAACGTTATGTTGTATCTTatcttgtatatatatatatatatatatattatagacTATTTTAATTGTTTTGGATATGAATCATTACAATAtatttgaacagttttggatATGACTCAAGAacaggagacaggagagaaTGAATCCACTTTGGTTTGACCTCGAGCACTGATTATCGTTCCCCATCTGCTGTCACTTGGTATATCTGCATCCCTCTTGTCTGTCTTATTAATGAAATACTTCAGGCACAGCCAGACTGCGCATGAGTATGCTGTCAGTTCACAAGAGGAACACAATCTTCATAAAAAGACAATGaagctcaaattcaaaatgtttaCTTACCTCTTCCTTTCATGATCTACCTGATGTTTGCTTTACAGCATGAAGAATAAGCATAACTCTTGGGGTTATGGTTGAATATTTCATTGCACTATTGatgtaacaaaatgtaatagCAAAACACATTGAACTTTGTGTTACATTTCATCATCTACAACATTTTGTTTTCCTGTCACTTGAAGCCTGTACTATTTATTGTGTGAAATATGTAACATGGAGGAGATGGATGTCCTCTTCCACTCAGTAATAAAGACGCAGaatcatgttcatttccatGCGGGCTGTGGTGTTGCCGACGGGTGTTCCTGTtctggtttgtgtgtggggaACTCAACCAGACACTCGCTAATCTTGATatatgaggctgtgtgtgtcgtCCGAGCCTTCTGCTCCCCTCTCCCCCAACAGCCCCCTCTGTATGCAGTCTTCCCTGAAGTACAATGTCTCATTCGCCTTCATTTACCACAGGTGACTCCATGCATCTACAACAGAGAGGTTTTATAGCCATACCCCAGAGGTTTGGGAAATGGTTCCTCGTGGAGCGGCTGTCATTTCGCCTTTAAATGTTTCCAACCTATTAACCGCGGCCGTGAGTGTGTAGCAGTTtcgatgtgtttgtttttccagCACCACTTTCTCAGTCACTGCTTGATGGGTAGTTTGTAAAGCTATTAAAGTTTGCCTCAGTTGTTGTGAGTGAGGTCAGGGAAAGTAATTATGAAGGTCTCACTATGTATTGGGGAGCTTGGCTGCATAGCTGCATGCTGCTGACTTCAAACGTCTTAATTGGATGAGAATGGGATTGATACTAGCCTGTTTTTTTCTCAAGCTGCATTGGATGGATTTCAAAACTGGCAGCATGCACAGGGTGTGATAGGAACTTGGCATACATGGGCCCAGTGATATGATCAAACTCCAAAGATTGTATAACTCTTTCTTTCCACCATGTTTGTTCTTGGAATCCATTACTTCAACAGCAAGCATGTGtggactctcactctctctcattcacacacacacacacacacacacacacacacacacacacaaacacacacacacaaacacacacttatcaaAATATATGTGTATCTAAATAAAGAAAATCTGATAGTATGGCTTCTGGTCAACATCACACTTAAAAGCTCAACATCTCATGAGCCAGTCATGGCGTCGTTGGCAGGAAGTTGTCACAAGATGGACCAGTTCTGTGTGAGGTATGGACCAAAGCCCAGGCCAGTTAAGCTCCCCTCTAGTGACTCCTGTTCTGACGCACAACAAACGACCATATTATCCCCCCTTACCCCAGAGAGGTGTGCTAAACATCACTCAGGCCATTATGATCTCCTAATGCATCCCTTTCCAGCTTCCTCTGTTCACCGCCATTCCTTAAGCCTTGCCAATTTCCACGTCAAACGACCGGTTAACAGCCCTTTTCTATTGCGTTACAGCTGCTTATCAGGGGTAACAGGCATCAGGAAACAATGATGACCTGATTAGGGCAGTGAGAATTTGGGGTTGTCAGTGTAAATTGAATCTGGTGTCTGTTTGCTTAGATGAATTACTCGTCCCTGAGCGACAGCCATAACAGTCATGACATCCATGAGCGACATGacttagttacatttgttcAAGGTGCATTTCACTGACTAAGAcattgggccctatcatgacattctaaagtgcatcgtcactcgtcaaaagtctattcaaatttagtaggatgtccagttcacattgggaggggtttcgttatcaaacgtggagcgcatggcgcaacaaggtgttcctaggttttttaatcagttaaatgggtgtgtttggggcgtaacatcatttaaaccaatgagaatgacatctgtcattccctttaacggcgcaacgcgcgatatgtcaaataaatgcatcggtattttggcattcaaggcacatttgaaggaggctgcttgcaagaccgtatgaaatagtcattcttaaaccatgctttaggctactaaaacctagcatagccttcacgcatttgcactcgtctattatctGAACTCATTATCAATGTGAAACTAACtttaccaaggtgtcagtcaacgaagacagttatatgcagttacgttcactattgactgaccatgggttaccatcgaaaacataggctggaaaaagcaacacttaccctaatattgctcaaatgactgaataaaacaagatttatcctgcagaggagtt
The nucleotide sequence above comes from Alosa sapidissima isolate fAloSap1 chromosome 6, fAloSap1.pri, whole genome shotgun sequence. Encoded proteins:
- the si:dkey-63b1.1 gene encoding B2 bradykinin receptor, which produces MSLNGSAEVSPTLYPVDNCTNIEGFWELLATLQPIYLTLISAIGLLGNGFVLCIFCLQRKASCSVPDVYLGNLAAADLVLVICLPFWAVTIANNFDWVFGVLFCKLVSVAIYMNYFCSVLFLVLVSVDRYLALVQPMRPSCLRRAPWAKRICLAIWLLGLLLSLPVLLFRTVAYVPEARASACFLAYPHQGWRVQHNITVNVVGFLVPLPVVTFCTYHIIKALRNGGPVGVAARGMRNERKATQLVLAVLIVFVFCWMPYQVVRALDTIDYFRVKTSCWWGDFMDVSEQLVVYLAYSNSAVNPFLYVIVGKHFRRKARAVLKQCWPYRSKGNASFSGNASSLSRETRKISLNRIDKLMC